Proteins from a single region of Desulfolutivibrio sulfoxidireducens:
- the rpmD gene encoding 50S ribosomal protein L30, producing the protein MPGTVTVTLVKSAHGRPPKQRGTLNALGLTKIRQERTFTKNETVLGMIAKVEHLVEVSES; encoded by the coding sequence ATGCCGGGCACAGTCACTGTCACATTGGTCAAAAGCGCCCATGGGCGTCCCCCCAAGCAGCGGGGGACCTTAAACGCCCTGGGACTGACGAAAATCCGCCAGGAACGGACGTTTACCAAAAACGAGACCGTTTTGGGCATGATCGCCAAGGTCGAGCACCTGGTCGAGGTGAGCGAGTCATGA
- the rplO gene encoding 50S ribosomal protein L15 codes for MKLHELYPFPEERKSRKRLGRGRGTGQGCTAGKGNKGQNARAGGGAQPWFEGGQMPLARRLPKRGFKNFDFKVTYSPLNLDRLFTVFAGKTEITLEDIYASGLCPKNAAVKVLSRGEGAAVTVEAHKFSKKAAEKIAAAGGKAVALEAKTASETSSPS; via the coding sequence ATGAAATTGCACGAACTGTATCCCTTTCCCGAGGAGCGCAAGTCCCGCAAGCGCCTGGGCCGCGGCCGGGGAACCGGCCAGGGCTGCACCGCGGGCAAGGGCAACAAGGGCCAGAACGCCCGCGCCGGCGGCGGGGCCCAGCCCTGGTTTGAGGGCGGGCAGATGCCCCTGGCCCGGAGACTGCCCAAGCGCGGCTTCAAGAACTTTGATTTCAAGGTGACCTATTCCCCGCTCAATCTGGACCGCCTGTTCACGGTCTTTGCCGGGAAAACCGAGATCACCCTGGAAGACATCTACGCCAGCGGGCTGTGCCCGAAGAATGCGGCGGTCAAGGTCTTAAGCCGCGGCGAGGGTGCCGCCGTGACCGTCGAGGCGCACAAGTTCAGCAAAAAGGCGGCCGAGAAGATCGCCGCCGCCGGCGGAAAGGCCGTGGCCCTGGAAGCGAAGACCGCTTCGGAAACCTCGTCCCCGTCATAG
- the secY gene encoding preprotein translocase subunit SecY translates to MALTGVENLARLPELKNKLLWTFLLLAVYRVGVHVPVPGVDAAALADFFETAKNTLFGLFDMFSGGALGNVSIFSLGIMPYISASIIIQLLSVVSPELARMQKEDGAAGKKKMTQYTRYGTVLISVVQGFGIAVGLESMASPTGAPVVLDPGWGFKLMTMTTLCTGTVFLMWLGEQITGKGIGNGISLIIFAGIVAGFPRATINTFQLLSAGELSLFVLLLLVALMVAVLGVIIFVERGQRRIPIQYAKRMVGRKMYGGQTTHLPLRINTAGVIPPIFASSILLFPATIANFSQVAWLSDIAHYFSPQNVVYNLLFVAMIVFFCYFYTAIIFDPKDIAENLRKQGGFIPGIRPGAKTREYIDRVLTRITLWGAIYISAVCVLPMMLIQHFNVPFYFGGTSLLIVVGVAMDFMGQIESYLISRQYEGLMAKGRIKGRNSF, encoded by the coding sequence GTGGCTTTGACTGGCGTTGAGAATCTGGCGCGGCTCCCGGAGCTTAAAAACAAGCTCCTGTGGACCTTTCTGCTTCTGGCCGTGTACCGGGTGGGCGTTCACGTGCCCGTTCCCGGCGTGGATGCGGCCGCTTTGGCAGACTTTTTCGAAACCGCCAAGAATACGCTTTTCGGGCTTTTCGACATGTTCTCGGGCGGCGCGCTCGGGAACGTGTCCATCTTTTCCCTGGGAATCATGCCGTATATCTCGGCCTCCATCATCATTCAGCTTCTGTCCGTGGTCAGCCCGGAACTGGCCCGGATGCAGAAGGAGGATGGCGCGGCCGGGAAAAAGAAAATGACCCAGTACACCCGCTACGGCACCGTGCTTATCTCCGTGGTCCAGGGCTTCGGCATCGCCGTGGGTCTGGAGAGCATGGCCAGCCCCACGGGCGCGCCAGTGGTTCTTGACCCGGGTTGGGGTTTCAAGCTCATGACCATGACCACCCTGTGCACGGGCACGGTCTTTCTCATGTGGCTGGGCGAGCAGATCACCGGCAAGGGCATCGGCAACGGCATCTCGCTGATCATCTTCGCCGGTATCGTGGCCGGGTTTCCCCGGGCCACCATCAACACCTTCCAGTTGCTCTCCGCCGGGGAACTGAGCCTTTTCGTGCTGCTTTTGCTGGTGGCCCTGATGGTGGCCGTCCTTGGGGTGATCATCTTTGTCGAGCGCGGCCAGCGACGCATTCCCATCCAGTACGCCAAGCGCATGGTGGGCCGGAAGATGTACGGCGGACAGACCACGCATCTGCCGCTTCGCATCAACACCGCCGGGGTCATTCCGCCCATTTTCGCCTCGTCCATCCTGCTTTTCCCGGCGACCATCGCCAACTTTTCCCAGGTGGCCTGGCTCAGTGACATCGCCCACTATTTCAGTCCGCAAAATGTCGTCTACAACCTGCTTTTCGTGGCCATGATCGTGTTTTTCTGCTACTTCTACACGGCGATCATCTTCGATCCCAAAGACATCGCCGAGAATCTGCGCAAGCAGGGCGGGTTCATTCCGGGCATTCGGCCCGGGGCCAAGACCAGGGAATACATCGACCGGGTGCTGACGCGCATCACCCTGTGGGGCGCCATTTACATCTCGGCGGTGTGCGTTTTGCCCATGATGCTCATCCAACATTTCAACGTCCCCTTTTATTTCGGCGGCACGTCGCTGTTGATCGTTGTCGGCGTGGCCATGGATTTCATGGGGCAGATCGAATCGTACCTTATTTCCCGGCAGTACGAGGGCCTCATGGCCAAGGGGAGAATCAAGGGCAGGAATTCGTTTTGA
- the map gene encoding type I methionyl aminopeptidase has product MKKFRGIYLKNDNEITLLREAGRIVAAILEELRIQVAPGVTTMEFENLALDLCEKYKVKPAFKGYLGYPFALCCSVNEEVVHGFPSGRVLVEGDLVSFDMGVVYKGFYGDSALTVPVGRVDARAEELLSVTRTSLFEGIDQAKLGNDLYDISRAVQKYVEGRGFSVVRRFVGHGIGKHLHEKPEVPNFAPPGASRVPLQPGMVLAIEPMVTAGGPEVEVLSDKWTAVTKDRSLSAHFEHTVAVTKHGPVILSVRD; this is encoded by the coding sequence TTGAAGAAGTTTCGGGGGATATACCTCAAAAACGACAATGAGATCACCCTGCTGCGTGAGGCCGGGCGCATTGTCGCCGCCATCCTGGAGGAGTTGCGGATCCAGGTGGCCCCGGGCGTCACGACCATGGAGTTCGAGAATCTGGCCCTGGACCTGTGCGAGAAGTACAAGGTCAAGCCCGCGTTCAAGGGGTATCTCGGATATCCGTTCGCCCTGTGCTGCTCGGTCAACGAGGAAGTGGTCCACGGGTTCCCCTCCGGGAGGGTGCTTGTCGAGGGCGACTTGGTCAGCTTCGATATGGGGGTGGTGTACAAGGGGTTTTACGGCGATTCGGCCCTGACCGTTCCCGTTGGGCGGGTAGACGCCCGGGCCGAGGAACTTTTGTCCGTGACCCGGACCTCCTTGTTCGAGGGGATCGATCAGGCCAAGCTCGGCAATGACCTGTATGATATTTCCCGGGCCGTGCAGAAATATGTTGAAGGCCGGGGGTTCTCCGTGGTACGTCGTTTTGTTGGACATGGTATCGGAAAGCATCTCCACGAAAAGCCGGAGGTCCCCAACTTCGCCCCCCCCGGGGCCAGTCGGGTGCCCTTGCAACCCGGCATGGTGCTGGCCATCGAACCCATGGTCACGGCTGGCGGACCGGAAGTGGAGGTCCTGTCGGACAAATGGACCGCGGTAACCAAGGACCGCAGTCTTTCGGCCCATTTCGAGCACACGGTGGCCGTCACCAAACACGGCCCCGTGATTTTGAGCGTTCGGGACTAA
- the rpmJ gene encoding 50S ribosomal protein L36 has protein sequence MKVKPSIKKLCANCKIIKRHGVLRVICDNPRHKQRQG, from the coding sequence ATGAAAGTCAAACCGTCGATAAAGAAATTGTGCGCCAATTGTAAAATCATCAAGCGTCACGGCGTGTTGCGGGTGATTTGCGACAATCCCCGGCACAAGCAGCGCCAGGGATAA
- the rpsM gene encoding 30S ribosomal protein S13 — protein MARIAGVDLPRKKRMDIALTYIYGIGRATALRILDVTGVDWTKSSDDLSAEETNNIRKEIEQNHKVEGDLRRDVSANIKRLMDIGCYRGLRHRRGLPVRGQRTHTNSRTRKGPRRSVMSKKKK, from the coding sequence GTGGCCAGAATCGCTGGAGTTGATCTTCCCAGAAAGAAGCGGATGGATATCGCGCTGACGTATATCTACGGCATCGGCCGGGCCACGGCCCTGCGCATCCTCGACGTCACGGGCGTGGACTGGACCAAGTCCAGCGACGACCTGTCCGCCGAGGAGACCAACAACATCCGTAAGGAAATCGAGCAGAACCACAAGGTTGAGGGCGACCTGCGCCGGGATGTCTCCGCCAATATCAAGCGGCTCATGGACATCGGCTGCTACCGCGGGCTCAGGCATCGTCGCGGCCTGCCCGTGCGCGGACAGCGTACCCACACCAATTCGCGTACCCGCAAGGGGCCGCGCCGTTCGGTCATGAGCAAGAAAAAGAAGTAG
- the rpsK gene encoding 30S ribosomal protein S11 — MAKPRRSGKKEKKNIPSGIAHIQATFNNTIITFTDSRGNVVSWATSGNAGFKGSRKSTPFAAQIAAENAARKAQEHGMRTVGILVKGPGSGREAAMRAINNAGFRVSFIRDITPIPHNGCRPPKRRRV; from the coding sequence ATGGCAAAACCCCGCCGTAGCGGCAAGAAAGAAAAAAAGAACATCCCTTCCGGGATCGCCCACATTCAGGCCACCTTCAACAACACCATCATCACCTTCACGGATTCGCGGGGGAACGTGGTGAGCTGGGCCACCTCGGGCAACGCGGGGTTCAAGGGGTCGCGCAAGTCCACGCCCTTCGCGGCCCAGATCGCCGCCGAGAACGCGGCGCGCAAGGCCCAGGAGCACGGCATGCGCACCGTCGGCATCCTGGTCAAGGGACCCGGGTCGGGGCGTGAGGCGGCCATGCGGGCCATCAACAACGCCGGATTCAGGGTCAGCTTCATCCGGGACATCACCCCCATTCCGCACAATGGCTGCCGTCCTCCGAAACGGCGCAGGGTCTAG
- the rpsD gene encoding 30S ribosomal protein S4, translating into MARYTGAKCRLCRREGAKLFLKGDRCFTDKCAYERRPYAPGQHGRIRKKMSDYAVQLREKQKVRRMYGILEEQFRAYFQRADMKKGVTGDNLLIFLERRMDNVVYRMGFANSRNQARQLVRHGVITLNGKRVTVPSIQVKTGDVIGIRDQNRESPIIKEAQQVIARRGCPSWVEVDGAALKGKVNAMPTREDIQFPINEQLIVELYSK; encoded by the coding sequence TTGGCACGTTATACTGGAGCGAAATGTCGCCTGTGCCGTCGCGAGGGCGCCAAGCTTTTTCTCAAGGGCGACCGGTGCTTCACCGACAAATGCGCCTACGAGCGCCGTCCCTACGCCCCTGGCCAGCATGGACGCATCCGCAAGAAGATGAGCGATTACGCCGTGCAACTGCGCGAGAAACAGAAGGTCCGCCGCATGTACGGCATTCTCGAGGAGCAGTTCCGGGCCTATTTCCAGCGCGCGGACATGAAAAAGGGCGTCACCGGCGACAACCTGCTCATCTTCCTCGAACGGCGCATGGACAACGTGGTCTACCGCATGGGGTTCGCCAACTCCCGCAACCAGGCCCGTCAGTTGGTGCGCCACGGGGTCATCACCCTCAATGGCAAACGCGTCACCGTGCCCTCCATCCAGGTGAAAACCGGCGACGTGATCGGCATCCGCGATCAGAACCGCGAGTCGCCCATCATCAAGGAAGCCCAGCAGGTCATCGCCCGTCGTGGTTGTCCCTCCTGGGTCGAGGTCGACGGCGCGGCCCTTAAGGGCAAGGTCAACGCCATGCCCACCAGGGAAGACATTCAGTTCCCCATCAACGAGCAGCTCATCGTCGAGCTGTACTCCAAGTAA
- a CDS encoding DNA-directed RNA polymerase subunit alpha, which yields MLIRNGDRLINTRNWAELVKPEKLVRELKASSNYGRFICEPLERGFGTTLGNALRRVLLSSLQGAAIVAARIEGVQHEFTTIPGVIEDVTEIVLNLKQVRLAMASEDPQRLVLSSNTKGVVTAAAIKENQHVTVLDPEQHIATLSEDREFRVELDVRMGKGYVPADMHEGLENEIGLILLDASYSPVKKVAYTVDQARVGQMTNYDKLVLDVWTDGSISPDDAVSYSAKILKEQLTVFINFNENESEAESARRANDIELNPNLFKSIDELELSVRATNCLKSANITLVGELMQRSENEMLKTKNFGKKSLEEIRRVLEDMGLEFGMRLDNFEQKYQEWVKRKQVDEA from the coding sequence ATGCTCATCCGAAACGGCGACAGGCTGATCAACACCCGCAACTGGGCCGAACTCGTCAAGCCCGAGAAACTCGTGCGCGAGCTCAAGGCCAGTTCCAATTACGGGCGCTTCATCTGCGAGCCCCTGGAGCGCGGTTTCGGAACCACGCTCGGAAATGCGCTTCGCCGGGTCCTCTTGTCCTCGCTTCAGGGGGCGGCCATCGTGGCCGCCAGGATCGAGGGCGTGCAGCACGAGTTCACCACCATCCCCGGAGTCATTGAAGACGTCACCGAAATCGTGCTCAACTTAAAGCAGGTCAGATTGGCCATGGCCAGCGAGGACCCCCAGCGGCTGGTCCTTTCGTCCAACACCAAGGGCGTGGTCACGGCCGCGGCCATCAAGGAGAATCAGCACGTCACCGTGCTTGATCCCGAGCAGCACATCGCCACCCTCTCCGAGGATCGCGAATTCCGGGTCGAACTCGACGTGCGCATGGGCAAGGGATACGTGCCCGCCGACATGCACGAGGGACTCGAAAACGAGATCGGCCTGATCCTGCTCGACGCCAGTTATTCCCCGGTCAAGAAGGTGGCCTACACCGTGGACCAGGCTCGTGTCGGACAGATGACCAACTACGACAAGCTCGTTCTCGACGTGTGGACCGACGGCTCCATCTCCCCTGATGACGCCGTTTCCTACAGCGCGAAGATACTCAAGGAACAGCTTACGGTCTTTATCAACTTCAACGAAAACGAATCCGAGGCCGAAAGCGCCCGTCGCGCCAACGACATCGAGCTCAATCCCAACCTCTTCAAAAGCATCGACGAGCTTGAACTCTCCGTGCGGGCCACCAATTGCCTGAAAAGCGCCAACATCACCCTGGTTGGCGAACTGATGCAACGCTCTGAAAACGAGATGCTCAAGACCAAGAACTTCGGCAAGAAGTCCCTTGAGGAGATTCGTCGGGTCCTCGAGGATATGGGCCTGGAGTTCGGCATGAGGCTGGATAATTTCGAGCAGAAATATCAAGAATGGGTGAAGAGGAAGCAAGTCGATGAGGCATAA